Proteins encoded within one genomic window of Eleutherodactylus coqui strain aEleCoq1 chromosome 1, aEleCoq1.hap1, whole genome shotgun sequence:
- the LOC136587680 gene encoding matrix metalloproteinase-18-like gives MHFLPVLLLSWAALSAAFPAASQEDLESKYAKMAQKYLERFYDLKTTGRPVGRNKNNNPFVKKLEEMQEFFGLEVTGKLDEKTVEMMEKPRCGVQDIGEYNTVPKSSAWQKNDITYKIVNFTPDMPRADVESSIKRAFKVWSDVTPLTFTRVYQGDCDIEIQFVTGDHKDNSPFDGPNGVLAHAFQPGPNIGGDTHFDDDETFTKNSQQYNLFLVAAHEFGHALGLHHSTDEGALMYPNYPNTDPDSFRLPQDDINGIQSLYGKSSNPIQPTGPSTPTKCDPNIAFDAVMTLRGELFFFVNRFVLRINPRGGESDLIFIQTLWPSVPSDIDAAYENPLTGENLVFKGNKYWNLDGFDVSQGPRSLTKLGFPKNVKKIDAAVHVENLGKTYFFVKNKYYSYDEDKQAMDEGFPKFIAKGFPGMTPDIDAVFYYRGLLYFFQDSVQYEYNMDSKRIQQVLRSNSWMGC, from the exons ATGCACTTTCTCCCTGTCCTGCTGCTGTCTTGGGCTGCGCTATCTGCTGCCTTCCCAGCTGCATCTCAAGAGGATTTGGAAAGCAAATATGCAAAAATGGCCCAG AAATACCTGGAGCGGTTCTATGATTTAAAAACTACTGGAAGACCAGTCGGAAGAAATAAGAACAACAACCCATTTGTTAAGAAGCTTGAAGAAATGCAGGAGTTTTTTGGTTTGGAAGTAACAGGAAAACTGGACGAGAAGACTGTAGAAATGATGGAAAAACCTCGATGCGGTGTTCAGGACATCGGTGAATACAACACAGTCCCAAAAAGTTCTGCCTGGCAGAAAAACGACATCACTTACAA AATTGTGAATTTTACACCCGACATGCCACGAGCTGATGTAGAGTCCTCCATCAAGAGAGCGTTCAAAGTCTGGAGTGATGTGACCCCACTGACCTTCACCAGGGTCTACCAAGGAGATTGTGATATCGAAATCCAATTTGTTACTGGAG ACCACAAGGATAACAGTCCATTTGATGGACCTAATGGAGTTTTAGCCCACGCTTTCCAACCTGGCCCTAATATTGGGGGTGATACTCActttgatgatgatgagacatttACAAAAAACAGCCAAC AGTATAATTTGTTTCTGGTGGCTGCTCATGAATTCGGACATGCTCTTGGACTTCATCACTCCACAGATGAAGGAGCCTTAATGTATCCTAATTACCCAAATACTGACCCTGATTCTTTCCGACTTCCTCAAGACGACATTAATGGCATACAGTCTCTCTATG GAAAGTCATCAAATCCTATTCAGCCAACTGGGCCAAGCACACCTACTAAATGTGACCCCAACATTGCCTTTGATGCTGTGATGACTCTTCGAGGAGAACTGTTTTTCTTTGTAAACAG GTTTGTTCTTCGCATAAATCCTCGGGGAGGCGAATCAGACTTAATTTTCATCCAAACATTGTGGCCATCCGTACCGAGTGACATTGATGCTGCCTACGAGAATCCACTTACCGGAGAAAATCTTGTTTTTAAAG GAAACAAATATTGGAATCTTGATGGCTTTGATGTAAGCCAAGGGCCCAGAAGCCTCACCAAACTGGGATTTcccaaaaatgtcaaaaaaattgATGCCGCTGTTCATGTTGAGAACTTGGGCAAAACTTACTTCTTTGTGAAAAATAAGTATTATAG CTATGATGAAGACAAACAAGCCATGGATGAAGGATTTCCAAAGTTTATTGCCAAAGGCTTCCCAGGAATGACACCAGACATTGATGCAGTGTTTTACTACAGAG gacttctttacTTCTTCCAAGATTCAGTGCAGTATGAATATAACATGGACTCCAAGAGAATCCAGCAAGTCCTCAGAAGTAACAGCTGGATGGGATGTTAA